The [Eubacterium] eligens ATCC 27750 genome segment CCATTCCAAGAACACATGTCATAACCCTGCCGACAGATACAACTGCCCTGTCAAGATGCAGATAATTGGCAATATTGCGTCCATATTTCAATGTAAGAACTCTTGAGAAATTAATTCCCATAAGATAATCTTCCTTCGCACGAAGATACGCTGAATCACTCAGATTATCATATTCAGATATATCTTTAGCTGTATTAATTCCTTTAAGAATCTCTTCCTCTGTCTGCGAATCAATCCACACACGGCGCTCTTTCTTTCCCTTAACGCCTGCCTCCTGCCTCACAAGCCTGTATATATATTCTCCCTCTCGTCCTGAATCGGTACACACATATATATATTCAACATCATTCCTTGTAAGAATGTCTTTAACTATATTAAACTGTTTCGCAACTGCAGGTATAACCTCATACTTGAATTCCTTTGGTATGAATGGCAATGTGTCAAAGCTCCATCTTTTCAGATTAGGATCATATGCATCCGGGTAGCTCATAGTTACCAGATGTCCGACACACCATGTCACAATATGGTCTCCACCCTCAAGATATCCGTCTTTTCTTGTGAAGTTCACATGCAGTGCCTTGGCAAACTCCTGCGCCACGCTTGGTTTTTCCGCGATATATACGGATTTTCCCATTATATCCCTCATTTCTGTGTCTATTACACAATTATTATTCTCCTGAAGCATCAAGAGTTCCCATATAAGCTGGTATATATTCTTTTATAAAATAATCTGCTTCCGGAATATTCATATCAACAATAGCCTGATATATTGTCTTTTCCGCATCAGCAAAATCCATATTACCAGACTTCTTTTCCTCAAGACATTTGATATAAGCTGACATCTTATCAGCCGCCTTTACATATTTCCAGAGTTCTTCTTCCTCTTCTGTCTCTGATAACACACCCTTATAATGTGCTCTTATATCAGATGACAGACCTGAGAGCATCTGCTCCTCTGCAACATGCTCTACTTCCTTATAAGCATTTCTTATAACCGGATTGTAATACTTTACAGGAGTCGGAAGATCACCCGTAATTATCTCTGTAACATCATGATACATTCCAAGAATTGCAAGCCTTTCAGCATTAATATTCCCACCATATATCTCATTGTTGATAATTCCCAGTGCATGTGCTATGAATGCCACTTCAAGACTATGCTCGCACAGATTCTCATGGCGTGTATTCTGCATAAGTCCCCATCTGTTAATATATTTCATTCTCGACAGCATTGCATAAAAATAATTTTCCTTCAATGTAAATGTCCCCTCTTTACTCTTTAAGTCGTTTCATAATTTTATATCATAATAGGTTTTTAAGCAAGTAAAAAGAGATGCCATCTCTGACATCTCTTTTCTGGTATGTGTATTAGAATTTAATTATTCTGCATCCTTAGGAGTGATATAACCCTGTGCCTTAAGAAGCTCTGCAATAAGAACAGCTCCACCTGCTGCACCTCTTAATGTGTTGTGTGAAAGACCAACAAACTTATAATCAAACACACTGTCTTCTCTTAAACGGCCAAGTGAAACACCCATTCCATTCTCATAATTAACATCAAGCTTAACCTGTGGACGGTCATCCTCTTCAAGATACTGGATGAACTGCTTTGGAGCACTTGGAAGATTAAGTTCCTGTGGAACTCCCTTGAAGCTTCTCCACTTTTCAATAATCTGTTCCTTAGTAGGCTTCTTCTCAAAGTTAACAAATACTGCTGCTGTATGTCCATCAAGAACCGGAACTCTGATACACTGGCATGTGATAACCGGATCACTTGCAGGAACAATCTTTCCGTCCTCAATCTTACCCCATAATCTTAAAGGCTCTTTTTCAGACTTTTCTTCTTCTCCACCAATATAAGGAATGATATTCTCAACCATCTCTGGCCACTGCTCAAATGTCTTACCAGCACCTGAGATTGCCTGATATGTTGTTGCAACAACAAGCTTTGGTCCGAATTCCTTTAATGCATTAAGAGCAGGTGTGTAGCTCTGGATTGAACAGTTAGGCTTAACACAGATAAATCCTCTCTTAGTACCAAGTCTTTCTCTCTGATACTTAATAACTTCAAGATGCTCTGGGTTGATTTCTGGAACAACCATAGGAACATCTGGTGTCCAACGATTAGCACTGTTATTAGAAACAACTGGAACTTCTGCCTTAGCATATCTTTCCTCTATAGCCTTAATCTGGTCCTTAGGCATATTAACTGCACAGAATACGAAATCTACCTTAGAAACAATTTCATCAAAATCCTTATCCATATCATATACAGTCATCTTCTTAACGAACTCTGGCATTGGTGTCTGCATCTTCCAGCGTCCTTCAACAGCATCTTCATAAAGCTTTCCTGCTGAACGTCCTGAAGCTGCTACTAAAACGACCTCAAACCAAGGATGATTCTCAAGTAATGTTATAAATCTCTGTCCTACCATACCTGTACCGCCAAGGATACCAACTCTTAACTTATCGCTCATTTTTAACTCCTTCAATATGTAAAATCTAAAAGACACTTCCCTCTGTTCTGTCTTTCTGTGACGGACATTTGTTTTTGTGTCTAAGAAAATATATCACAGCCCATTGGATAATGCAAGTGATTTTTAAGTTTTTTAGCATTTTTCTTTATATTTTTATTTGAAATCAAAAGAAGCCCCCGGCATTATACCGAAAGCCTCTTTTAGAAATATTAGGAGAAGTAAATTCTTATAAGTATATTATTAATCGAATATTACTTTACTCTGCGTCTTTTTGATACAACTGCTACCCCTGTAAATACTGCTAATGCACTGATAAATATAATTACATACATCATCATATGGCTTGCATCACCTGTCTTTGTCTCATCTGCTGCAACTTCTGGTGTTTTAGCTGATGCTGTTGTATCTGAAGCTACCGTCTCAACCTGTGAGTTAGTAATCTTTTCCTCGTCTGCTGCAATCTCTGCTCTCTTAGCCTCAGTTGTGCTTCCAGCTGCCTGTGTTGGCTTTGTTGTTGGTGCTTCTGTAGGTGCTACTGTTAGCTCTGTTGTTGGTGCTTCTGTAGGTGCTACTGTTGGCTCTGTTGTTGGTGCCTCTGTAGGTGCTACTGTTGGCTCTGTTGTTGGTGCCTCTGTAGGTGCTACTGTTGGCTTTGTTGTTGGTGTCTCTGTTGGCTTTGTTGTTGGTGTCTCTGTTGAGCCTGTTAATGCTATACCATTAGATACCTCAATATAATATACATTAACACCGCCTGAAACTCCTGCTAAATAATATTCTCCTGCCTCTTTAATATTAAATGTTGCTGATACGAGATTCTTTCCACCAAGTTCTGCTGATGATGCTACAACTTTTCCATCATCATCAAGAATCTGTAACTTTCTAGCCTCTTTGCTAGATGAGCTCATAGCATATACAGTAACTGTTGATGCTCCTGCTGTCTTGAATTCAATTGCTCTCTTTGTTGTTGTTCCAGTTCCACCAAGCTTGATTCTCTGCTTAAAGTTCTTTCCGTTGTATGACTTGCTGTTAGAATCAACAGAAACCATACTGTCTGCTGATGCTATAATCTTAAATCCATCCGCATAGATTGATGAATTGATATCTCCTGCTGTCATATCATTGGCATTAAGAACAAGCTTCTTTCCTGCTGCTTCTGTAGGAGCAGCTGTTGTTGGATTCTGTGTTGTTGCCTCTGTAGCCTTTGTTGGAGCCTGTGTCTCCTTTGTTGTTGCCTCTGTTGCCTTTGTTGGAGCCTGTGTCTCCTTTGTTGTTGCTTCTGTTGCCTTTGTTGGAGCCTGTGTTGCCTTTGTTGTTTCCTGTGAAGAAGATGTTTCCTCTGTCTTTGTTTCATCTTCCTTTACATTAGTGTTTACTAAAACCTTTATAATCTGGTTAGCAGCACTAAAATGTGCTCCCATAGTTGCATATTCACCAGTTGTCTCATAAAGTCCCTTAACATTAATGGTTCCATCTGCATTTCTTATCTGAGAATCAATGTTCTTATTAGTATCAATAGTATTATTAGTGTTAATAAACATACCTGATATACCAGATGGATTGCTTACAACATCCCCCTTCTTGTCTCCACTTGCCATTACTGTTGGTATCATGCCTGATATTCTATAATACTTCTTAGAGTTAAAATAGATTGAATTTAACATCTTTCCAACAAACTTATCTGAATCCGTATCATTTACAGATACAAGGCCCATATACATAGAATCACTTGATGATCTGTAGAATGTGAAGTTGCTCTTCTTTGCATATTTACCATTAGCAACACTTGTGCAGTTCATTATTGTTAATGCACCACCGTTACCATTATCTGTAAAACCACATGCACCATTATTTAATGCAAGACAGTTTAATACAACATGAGGTGTAGGAACAGCTTTATTGCTTCCACCAAGCTTGAATCCATTCATATCTCCGGCAGCCTCTCCAGAACCATCTGAAAGCTTTCCGTTACCATATGCTATACAGTTTCTGATTGTGACAACTCCGATTGAACCTGTCGCTGGCTTAGCGTAAAGATCCCATCCATCATCTGAATTACAGTATGAGATACATCCATCAAATACATTGCCTTCTCCACATGTAAGCTTAGCTGCGAATCCATCTGCATTTTCACCATTTCCACCCTCATCAACTGGGTCAACATTATTAAATGATGTACAGTTGATAATCAGGTTATTGCTTGGCCATGTATCTTTAATCGGCTGTGCATTTGCATCTTTTCTTGCAATCTGAAGACCTGTATCTCTGTTAGCCTCAAATACACATTTTTCAAAAATGTTATTGTTTCCAGAAAGAAGAACACCATTATCTCCTGCATGATAGAAGTTTATTCCTTCAAAATACCAGTAATCAGCATAATGAATAAGTCCTCTGTTAAATGATGCTAACTTCTGTGATGAAAAATCAAACTTAACACTCTTGCCGTATTCTGCCTTAAGAATGATATAGTTATCTGCTACTCCATTATTAGTGATGTATAATGCAGGAGCGCCTGTCTTTCCCTTGTCATCCGTTGCCATCAGGCTTTCGATTGAATCAAACTTATAAGTTCCTTCTTTAATAATGATTACATCTCCTGCCTTTGCATTATCAATTGCTGCACGGATTTCTTCTGAAGTTGAAACATATTTAGCATTCTTAAATTCAGAATCTTTCTTTGTGCTTATATCTGTATATGCACCTGAATATGAAAGACTCTTTGAATCATATTCACCTGCCTCAGAAGGAACTGAAGGTGTCTGTGTTTCCTTTGTTGTTTCTTCATTCTTTGTTATAGCTTCTGTTTCTTTTGTTGTTTCTTCATTCTTTGTTGTAGCTTCTGTTGCCTTTGTTGTTGCCTCAGTCGCTTTTGTTGTTGCCTCAGTTGCCTTTGTTGAAGATTCTGTTGAAGCCTGTCCTTTTTCAGTTACAACTACCATATAAATGTAATTTTCGTTCTTCTTCTGCTTAATTACATATGTTCCTGCTTTGCCTAATTCAACTGTTCTATACTCAACAGATGTTCCAATATTACTAAATAATACATCATCATTTACTTTTACTGAAGAATCTGACTTCTTAGCCGAAACTAATATAGATAATGTTGCATTATCTGTAGTTGTTTTAAATGCAATTGAACCTTTTGAATCAAGTTTAACTGCTTTACTATATGTTTTTCCATTATATGTTGCTTTAATACTCTTTAATGATTCACTAATTGAAAAATAAGAATCATTTGTTTCATTATCTGCAATATATGTATGAGTTGCACCTGTAGCTGCTGTCTCTTTAGTTGTTTCCTCAGCCTTTGTTGTCTCATTGTCCTTTGTTGTTGCTTCTGTTTCCTTTGTTGTAGCCTCTGTTGACTTTGTTGGCTGCTCAGGTGCTACAACTGTTCCTTTAACACCGCCTACTGATACAAGACTTGTATTTCTATAGTTTGTAACAGTAGCCTTTAATTCCTTATTAACAGAATAATCATCATTATCTGCATCTGTGAACTTCCAATCAATAACACCTCTTCCAAGACTTCCTGCACCCTTTGAAGATGTTACTACTGAAGGTACATCTTCTGCATTATTAAGGCTTCCTGATTTAACTCCGAGATCCTTAGTTGTATCAAAGTTATCATAAGATGTTCCACCTGCTACTGTCTTATATGAAGATGGAACTTTCTCATCTGCTGACTTTGCAAGGTATGCATCAAATGATGCCGCATTTGCAGAATCACCAGTTTCTGAAACAGCATTTGCATAGATAATCTTCTGTGCACCTACGATAACATTTCCTGATGCTTTAATGATACCACCGTTCTCACCTGAGAATGTGCCCTCACCAAGTGCATCACTTCCCTGTTTAGAAGAAAGCATTGGATATTTACAATTATTAAAATAATTATTCTGTATAAATAATGAAGAACCCATTGTTGAACCAGCACCATACTTTGCATTGCCATCATAGTAGTTGTTATACATATGCACTGACATTGTTCTTACTCTTGCATGTCTTGAATCAGAGTGATCAAACCAGTTATGATGATATGTAATATAGTTAGGACCAGACTCGCTCTTCATTCCACATAACGAGCACTTACCCGAGTCATAAAAATGTACATATGAAACTGTTATATACTGTGAATTACCTTTAATGTCAATTGAACCATCACCCTTTGCCTGGTCAGCATCTCCACCTGCTTTACCATAGTACAGATCAACATTGTGAATCCATACATTGCAGTTTGCTGTATCGAGAGAAATACCATCATCCATGAAATTGATAATTGAGAAATTTCTCATCTCAACATTTCCTGCATTTCTTAAGAGGAAACCGAATCCATTGATTGTCGCATCATTTCCGATACCCTCTATTGTCATATTAAGATTTGAATAAGCACTAGCTCCTTTAATCTGTACTCCCTCAGATGAACTTGAAAACTTATCCATTGCAGCATCTGTAACACATCCGATTACACGGACATCAAGTGCTCTTGTTTCTATCCCCTTGCTAGCACTCTTTGTATATGCATCAATTATTGTCTGAAGACCTGTATATTCCTTCTCTCCCTTTGCCTCTTTTACTGATGCCTTAATTGTCTTTGCATTATCGTTAGTAACATAAAGAACAATTGCATCTTTCTTAAGTGTTCCATCCTCATTGTAAGCACCTGAACCTGTCTTATACTTTGATTCAGATGAGAATGCAAATCCAGATCTGTCATATGAACTTACAGTAAGTGTATCAGTTACTTTTGCTTTTCCTGCAACTTCTTTTCCGTCCTTTACAGGAACAACCTTAATAACATAGTCTCCTGCTGCAAGTCCTACAGCATCAACTCTCCAATAATCATTGTATTTTCTTATTAATTCATTATCAATTCTTGTGTAAGCAGAATCATCTGCATCAGCCTTCTTTATATAAGCTGTATACCCATCTGCCTCTTTATCAATAGACCACTGTGCATATGCCGATTCTAACCAGCCCGCCGATGTTCCATCGATAAACTTTACTGCACTTACTTCAGCTTTTGCTGTTAAAAGTGAAGTTGGAATAACGATACTTACTGTCATAACTAACACAAGTATCCATGCCCATTTTCTACGGGCTGCTTTGCTTATTATAGCCTTCATAGTTCTCCTCCCAATGCATCTTTTTATGCACATTAGTTATAATGTGCAAGCACTATGGCGCTATCTTAGCAATTTTTCACAAATAAAGATATAGTACTTCCATAGGCTTTTGGTACCAGTTTGTTTTAAATAGTACTATTCTATGATAAATACCTACTTTAAGGGGGATTTTTCGTTATCTTGTATGAATATCAACATTCAATCCACTATATATTGTGCATGTTGTACATAACTAATTATATCCATGCGTACATCATACATTTACAACCGATATTCCTCTTCAATTAAAAAGGCTCACAGCAAAAAAGCTGCCCCCAATGGATAACTCCATCGGAAGCAGCCTTGTAATAATATTATATTTTATTAGTAAGCAATACCATTAGATACTTCTACATAATAAATATTAACTCCACCAGATTCTGATACAATATAATATTCACCTGCTTCATCCAGTCTGAATGATACTGATTTAAGTGATGAGCCTGGAATCTTTGATGTACTTGTTACATCATTGCCATTCTTATCAATAATCTTAATAAGTCTGCTTGTATCTGTATCTGAGCTTGTAGCATATATCTTTACCTTAGATTCACCTGCTGTCTTAAATGCAATAGCTCTTGCATATTCACTTCCTGCACCGCCAAGCTTGATTCTCTTAGTAAAGCTGATGTTCTTATAGTCTTTTGCACTCTTATCAACTGTTACTGTTTTCTTGCTTGTTGCAACAATCTTAAATCCATCAACAACAGTT includes the following:
- the yfbR gene encoding 5'-deoxynucleotidase, with product MKENYFYAMLSRMKYINRWGLMQNTRHENLCEHSLEVAFIAHALGIINNEIYGGNINAERLAILGMYHDVTEIITGDLPTPVKYYNPVIRNAYKEVEHVAEEQMLSGLSSDIRAHYKGVLSETEEEEELWKYVKAADKMSAYIKCLEEKKSGNMDFADAEKTIYQAIVDMNIPEADYFIKEYIPAYMGTLDASGE
- a CDS encoding pectate lyase family protein; amino-acid sequence: MKAIISKAARRKWAWILVLVMTVSIVIPTSLLTAKAEVSAVKFIDGTSAGWLESAYAQWSIDKEADGYTAYIKKADADDSAYTRIDNELIRKYNDYWRVDAVGLAAGDYVIKVVPVKDGKEVAGKAKVTDTLTVSSYDRSGFAFSSESKYKTGSGAYNEDGTLKKDAIVLYVTNDNAKTIKASVKEAKGEKEYTGLQTIIDAYTKSASKGIETRALDVRVIGCVTDAAMDKFSSSSEGVQIKGASAYSNLNMTIEGIGNDATINGFGFLLRNAGNVEMRNFSIINFMDDGISLDTANCNVWIHNVDLYYGKAGGDADQAKGDGSIDIKGNSQYITVSYVHFYDSGKCSLCGMKSESGPNYITYHHNWFDHSDSRHARVRTMSVHMYNNYYDGNAKYGAGSTMGSSLFIQNNYFNNCKYPMLSSKQGSDALGEGTFSGENGGIIKASGNVIVGAQKIIYANAVSETGDSANAASFDAYLAKSADEKVPSSYKTVAGGTSYDNFDTTKDLGVKSGSLNNAEDVPSVVTSSKGAGSLGRGVIDWKFTDADNDDYSVNKELKATVTNYRNTSLVSVGGVKGTVVAPEQPTKSTEATTKETEATTKDNETTKAEETTKETAATGATHTYIADNETNDSYFSISESLKSIKATYNGKTYSKAVKLDSKGSIAFKTTTDNATLSILVSAKKSDSSVKVNDDVLFSNIGTSVEYRTVELGKAGTYVIKQKKNENYIYMVVVTEKGQASTESSTKATEATTKATEATTKATEATTKNEETTKETEAITKNEETTKETQTPSVPSEAGEYDSKSLSYSGAYTDISTKKDSEFKNAKYVSTSEEIRAAIDNAKAGDVIIIKEGTYKFDSIESLMATDDKGKTGAPALYITNNGVADNYIILKAEYGKSVKFDFSSQKLASFNRGLIHYADYWYFEGINFYHAGDNGVLLSGNNNIFEKCVFEANRDTGLQIARKDANAQPIKDTWPSNNLIINCTSFNNVDPVDEGGNGENADGFAAKLTCGEGNVFDGCISYCNSDDGWDLYAKPATGSIGVVTIRNCIAYGNGKLSDGSGEAAGDMNGFKLGGSNKAVPTPHVVLNCLALNNGACGFTDNGNGGALTIMNCTSVANGKYAKKSNFTFYRSSSDSMYMGLVSVNDTDSDKFVGKMLNSIYFNSKKYYRISGMIPTVMASGDKKGDVVSNPSGISGMFINTNNTIDTNKNIDSQIRNADGTINVKGLYETTGEYATMGAHFSAANQIIKVLVNTNVKEDETKTEETSSSQETTKATQAPTKATEATTKETQAPTKATEATTKETQAPTKATEATTQNPTTAAPTEAAGKKLVLNANDMTAGDINSSIYADGFKIIASADSMVSVDSNSKSYNGKNFKQRIKLGGTGTTTKRAIEFKTAGASTVTVYAMSSSSKEARKLQILDDDGKVVASSAELGGKNLVSATFNIKEAGEYYLAGVSGGVNVYYIEVSNGIALTGSTETPTTKPTETPTTKPTVAPTEAPTTEPTVAPTEAPTTEPTVAPTEAPTTELTVAPTEAPTTKPTQAAGSTTEAKRAEIAADEEKITNSQVETVASDTTASAKTPEVAADETKTGDASHMMMYVIIFISALAVFTGVAVVSKRRRVK
- the asd gene encoding aspartate-semialdehyde dehydrogenase, with amino-acid sequence MSDKLRVGILGGTGMVGQRFITLLENHPWFEVVLVAASGRSAGKLYEDAVEGRWKMQTPMPEFVKKMTVYDMDKDFDEIVSKVDFVFCAVNMPKDQIKAIEERYAKAEVPVVSNNSANRWTPDVPMVVPEINPEHLEVIKYQRERLGTKRGFICVKPNCSIQSYTPALNALKEFGPKLVVATTYQAISGAGKTFEQWPEMVENIIPYIGGEEEKSEKEPLRLWGKIEDGKIVPASDPVITCQCIRVPVLDGHTAAVFVNFEKKPTKEQIIEKWRSFKGVPQELNLPSAPKQFIQYLEEDDRPQVKLDVNYENGMGVSLGRLREDSVFDYKFVGLSHNTLRGAAGGAVLIAELLKAQGYITPKDAE